In Tenrec ecaudatus isolate mTenEca1 chromosome 5, mTenEca1.hap1, whole genome shotgun sequence, the following are encoded in one genomic region:
- the FABP4 gene encoding fatty acid-binding protein, adipocyte, translating to MCDAFVGTWKMVSSENFDEYMKEVGVGFATRKVAGMAKPNMIISVNGDVITIRSESTFKNTEISFKLGQEFDEITPDDRKVKSIITLEGGALVQVQKWDGKSTTIKRKRVDDKVVVECVMKGTTSTRIYERA from the exons ATGTGTGATGCATTTGTAGGCACCTGGAAAATGGTCTCCAGTGAAAACTTTGATGAGTACATGAAAGAAGTGG GAGTGGGCTTCGCCACCCGGAAAGTGGCAGGCATGGCCAAACCCAATATGATCATCAGTGTGAACGGGGATGTCATCACCATTAGATCAGAGAGTACCTTTAAGAATACCGAGATTTCCTTCAAACTGGGCCAGGAATTTGATGAAATCACGCCAGATGACAGGAAAGTCAAG AGCATCATCACCTTAGAAGGGGGTGCCCTGGTCCAGGTGCAGAAGTGGGATGGAAAATCAACCACCATTAAGAGAAAACGAGTGGATGAcaaagtggtggtg GAATGTGTCATGAAAGGCACCACTTCCACCAGAATTTATGAGAGAGCATGA
- the FABP9 gene encoding fatty acid-binding protein 9, which translates to MVEHFLGTWKLVSSENFEDYMKELGVSFAARNVAGLAKPSVSISFDGEVVTIKTESSFKNTVISFKLGEEFEETTADNRKVKSIITLDSGSMVQVQKWLGKETTIKRQIVDGKMVVECTMNNIVSTRVYEKV; encoded by the exons ATGGTCGAGCACTTCTTGGGAACCTGGAAGCTGGTCTCCAGTGAAAACTTTGAAGACTACATGAAAGAACTGG GCGTGAGCTTTGCAGCACGGAATGTGGCCGGGCTAGCAAAGCCAAGTGTCAGCATCAGTTTTGATGGAGAGGTAGTGACTATCAAAACAGAGAGTTCTTTTAAGAACACAGTGATCTCCTTCAAGCTGGGGGAAGAGTTTGAGGAGACCACAGCAGACAACCGGAAAGTGAAG AGCATCATAACATTAGACAGTGGCTCAATGGTTCAGGTCCAAAAGTGGCTCGGCaaagaaacaacaatcaagagacAGATTGTAGACGGCAAGATGGTAGTG GAATGCACCATGAATAATATTGTCAGTACTAGAGTCTACGAAAAGGTGTGA